A stretch of the Candidatus Polarisedimenticolaceae bacterium genome encodes the following:
- a CDS encoding helix-turn-helix transcriptional regulator: protein MSSFGESLRRERELRQISLREIAEATKINLRYLEALERNDFRHLPGGVFNKGFVKAYAQFIGVDPDAMTTAYLAEEQRQLADAGKTAPAEAQSDRLEATGPVPSRLWLVVVIVLLVLLLMGAGLTALGYGPLASKFKAIRSAILVEDADGARS from the coding sequence ATGTCTTCCTTCGGTGAAAGCCTCAGACGCGAGCGGGAACTGCGCCAGATTTCCCTCCGGGAGATCGCCGAGGCGACCAAGATCAATCTCCGCTACCTCGAGGCGTTGGAACGGAACGACTTCCGTCATCTGCCAGGCGGCGTCTTCAACAAGGGTTTCGTGAAGGCTTACGCGCAGTTCATCGGCGTGGACCCGGACGCGATGACGACGGCGTACCTCGCCGAGGAGCAGCGGCAGCTCGCGGACGCGGGAAAGACCGCGCCGGCCGAGGCGCAGTCCGACCGCCTCGAGGCGACGGGCCCGGTGCCGTCGCGCCTGTGGCTCGTCGTCGTCATCGTCCTCCTCGTCCTCCTCCTCATGGGGGCCGGCCTCACCGCGCTCGGCTACGGCCCGTTGGCCTCCAAGTTCAAGGCGATCCGCTCGGCGATCCTCGTCGAAGACGCCGATGGCGCACGCTCGTGA